One genomic window of Nicotiana sylvestris chromosome 10, ASM39365v2, whole genome shotgun sequence includes the following:
- the LOC104239072 gene encoding E3 ubiquitin-protein ligase At3g02290-like has protein sequence MGSVCCCFTVSNVGENAAVSNDQNHSSCQCFSCCFQNILNTCGAVFGRAQETAVTSANQGPSSSTVVVTNNSSCNTISSQGRVLSNNAAPRQPQVQQEVAFRRQDKGTSHSRVEPEPVGDADVEITQRLLQADKLIKLDSEGGYKEGCPESPEKVNLSKLETGFQYAVSSSEDEDVCPTCLEEFTPENPKISTKCSHHYHLSCIYEWQERSEKCPVCGKLMQFQETN, from the exons ATGGGTTCAGTTTGTTGCTGTTTCACTGTTTCTAATGTTGGAGAGAATGCTGCTGTCTCAAATGATCAAAACCATAGCAGCTGCCAGTGTTTTAGTTGCTGCTTTCAGAACATACTTAATACG TGTGGAGCTGTATTTGGTCGAGCACAAGAAACTGCTGTGACTTCAGCTAATCAAGGCCCATCATCTTCGACTGTTGTAGTTACCAACAATAGTTCATGTAATACAATCAGTTCTCAGGGTAGAGTTTTATCAAATAATGCTGCTCCAAGACAGCCACAAGTGCAACAAGAAGTTGCATTTAGACGACAGGACAAAGGAACAAGTCATTCACGAGTTGAGCCTGAACCAGTTGGAGATGCTGATGTTGAAATAACACAAAGACTTCTACAAGCAGACAAGCTGATTAAATTAGACAGTGAAGGAGGATATAAAGAAGGTTGTCCCGAGTCCCCTGAAAAGGTAAATTTATCAAAGTTGGAGACTGGATTCCAGTATGCAGTTTCCTCATCAGAAGATGAGGATGTATGTCCAACATGCCTCGAAG AGTTTACACCAGAGAACCCCAAGATATCGACAAAATGTTCACATCATTATCACCTCAGCTGTATTTATGAGTGGCAGGAGAGAAGTGAAAAATGTCCAGTTTGTGGAAAG TTGATGCAATTCCAGGAGACAAATTAG